caaaaacgccgctaaagcccagaaagctcagaaaacggcgtcgtcaggcttaggttttttgcggcgctttctggAAAACACCACTAATGcttgtttttagcggcgtttttcttaaagcgccactaatactcgatctttagcagcgttttccaaaaagcgccgctaatgctcgatctttagcggcgttttttatccaaacgccgctaaaagcctgttttggtgtagtgatccgtaattccataatctataaaccttaaaattgtaactcttaaaccggccttaaattctaaattaaccaataccctaaaccatatatattaaaccctaaactataatgataattaagtgaatattttaaaattaatactatcgtatcttttacaattatatatgaaattatttaatatataaattaaaaatcaatcagtcatgtaccctaaaaattttaaattattttaaataatagtattttaattttccattttaacaagtattttctatgttttttatttgaaattatttctacgtgtcattatttcaaatttaaccatttttaaaaaatattcaattaaaaataaattgaattttaattaatataaataaacaaattaaatagtaaatagacagataaaatgcattagcggcgctttttcaaaaacgccgctaaaagtctgagcattagtggcgctttttcaaaaaagccgctaaaagtctgagcattagcgacgctttttcaaaaacgccgctaaaagcatGAGCATTAGCgccgcttcttcaaaaacgccgctagaagcctgagcattagcggtgcttcttcaaaaacgccgctaaaagcctaaacattagcagcgcttttctAGAAACGCAGCTAAAGCtccaagcattagcggcgcttcttcaaaaacgccgctaaaagcctgaaCATTGGCGgcccttttttaaaaacgccgctaaagctccgagcattagcgacgctttctcaaaaatgccgctaaaagccccGAAAGGTCGAAAACGGtgccgttgggcttaggtttttagCAGCGCTTTTCGAAAAAATGCtgctaatgctcatttttggcGGCGCTTTcctgaaagcgccgctaatgctcggtcTTTAACGGCGCTTTATGTAGagcgccgctaatacttgatttttagcggcgttttttgtccaaacgccactaaaaacgccgctaaaagcctgttttggtgtagtgccaACCATGATTCTATGAATACCTCTACGTGTTTATACTTGGTATATGGCAGCAAAAATACCAACATAAAACTCAAAGtgatattaattataaatgttgaaTCAAACAATCTTacaagctttttttttctttgaaagcaTCAATCTTACAATCAAatatttaggtttagggactcTGAAGTAACATTTATCATGCGAAACCTTTCTTATATTAGGGCTCATTAAGGTTACTTGATTTGTTTCGTAGTTTGAgcacaatattttaattattgttcattaagtttaactttcttaatttaaagatgaaaggtactaataaatgttttgaaaattaatggACAAAAAATTAACCCCTCACCTTGCTTGACAAACATAAACCGAACACGtcttattttgttctttccTTTCCCCTAATAGTCTTGTTTAGGCACAAAATTTACCACATTTTATGTAAACAAAATTTCGAACACGTCTAAATTCTAAACCTAGGGAAAATACCACCATAACGCTTCCCCCCTGTAACAACAACCACCTTCTGGGAAAAAAAAACCCCATCTCCGATGGATATTTCCGATCAACAACATGGGTCATGATGACAAAGAAGcacattttttttgaatcttttcCTGCGTTTCCCCAATGTCTGAACCAGATCCTACGGCTGGCCGTACAATCATATGGATCATCACGTTCCTTTTGTTAATTTCTATTGTTGCTGGAGGTGGCTGCCTTTTGACCTACTTGCTCGTTCCTAATTCTCAATCCTCGATTTTCCTTCCAACTATTGGCTTTACCCTGGTTTGCATGCCTTGGATATTTTGGATCATAATAGTAGTATATCGGTTCACATCAAGGGTCTTTGGATTCAGGATGGTAATTGATAGCTTGTATGGTAATGGTAATGCTGCACCCAAAAGTTCTGGCGACGGTGTCGGAGCCAATGATATTGGTGGAGCACAAATTCTTGATGTTAGTGCCAAGTCTCCACCAAATTCTCCCAAGACTAATGGAAAGCCCTCTCAAATTGGTGCGGCTAAAAATGTTGATATTGGTCAAGAAAATAGTACCAGGAGAGATGGTAGCTATTCTTCAAACAAGTCAAATCATATATCTACTACTTCACGTGAAATTGAAAAGCCATTGGTCTTATCAATGCCGTCGTGATTAAAATTCGGTGAACCGTtcgaattttcaattcaatcaagtATGGCATGATTGCACAAGGTTCGATCTCAAGCAACAGTAATCATTTCTCACCAGGAAAGACCTTTCGTTTGCttctaatttttatgtatttaagagagtgagaaagaaagagagggaCATGCTCATGATTGTTGGTAATTATACTCATCTTTAAGAACCCAAGTTGTTGCTTAAATTCAATACGGAGGTACCACCCTTTTGCACTAACAAAACTTTTTCTtgttgaaagaaatgaaaatttgaccTAAGAAGGAAGAATTATTATCATTCCTAATTCTCACTATGCCATTTTTCATTAACCTTTCAAACACAATTGAGACTAGTTTTTTCTTTGCCCATCCTCAGTTTGTTCTTCTAGGGTTTTCCTCTTGAATTCTTAAGTCATTTAAGGGTTTTCTTTTGTCAAGTAATGTAACAtcgttttatttttcaataactATTGAAGAGACTTTGTTTGCTTGGAAATGAAGTATATTGCAGAATTTTTGCATGAAGTAGCTGATTCTCTTGCTTCTCTGGTCATTTTCGATATTGTAATTCACaatatattaacaaattaaattacacTAAATTGTGGCACACCCACATTATGGATGAAAgcaatttatataataaatatatttataaaaaaatgatttaaagattaaatgaaACTttagttaaaatagtaaaaatattaaaatgtaacgCCTTAAAAATCGAATGTTTGATTGTGGAACTtggtaataattaaatttttgtatctGTGGCTATGtactttatttatatgtttgaggTTAGGGGTTCAAGTTGCGTTTTTAGAaagttttgctattttattttaaattaacctCTATCTTTGAATTGATGACTTAAGTTTAATTCTGTGTGAATTTGTATCAAGAATGAGTTTGTTGGTTCATTGGTTAAGTTTTTATATTCTACTTGGTCTTGTGTTTGAGTCTCGGTGCATGCGTTAAGGAATATTTTTTACTAGTTGTTAGAATTCTGAACggtagttttaaaataaaaattaagcattCTTTCTCTCATTCTccctctttcattttctttttgctttacACCGTTCGctcctctttctctttttcctttttatcacCGCTTAAATTATCATTCTCATCTTGCTACCATTGTCAGGTAAGTTCGTTtccattaatttcataaattttggtggtcaatttctatttctattcGCCTTTCAGTGTTTTGGTCGAAAACCTGATTTTTGGTACATTTCACAATTCTCCGTCTAAACGTTTAATTAATGCATGTTAGGAGGAGGTCACGAGAAAGCCGTTCCCTTAGCTCTTTAGGTTCGGAAATTGTTACATTGTGCGAAGGTAATGGTTGTTTTCGTGTTTGgggtttttgtcaaaattttgactTAGTTGGTCGACGATAGTTGTTGCAAATTGGTTCGTAAAGGTTATGTTTTGAACTTCTATTTGTCGCTTTTTAGGATTTGGGATCAAGTTATGTTGTTTCTACATCGACTCGTTAGCGGTGCGTACCGAAAACCTGACTTTCTGTGAATTTTGAACGCTGGAAAGCATGGCTGTTGACGCTACACAGCCGTGTATCAGGCTGTGTGGTAGGTCGTGTaaaccacacgaccatgtgccaaACTGTAtggtaggccgtgtaactcactgttcacGAATTAAAGACACATGGGCTAaggacacgagcgtgtgtcaaGCCATGTGAGGCATATAGGCgaacacacgggcgtgtgctaggccgtgtgaaactATACAGGCCAGCTATTCAGGCCTTGTGAAATCACACAGGCATGTGGACCAATATTTGGAATTTTTCCCTCGGGCCACAAGTGTCATTTGACATGAATGCATGCCTTTTACGGGGTCCGTATGAATTGAATTAACCTGTATATACTATTATTCTGTGATCTGAGATTGAATACTGAAAATAAGTATGTGTATTGCGTGTGAAAATCGTTAatgatacttatttttttagtaagagTATGATCTGTATTTGAATGGTCGTATAAACCTCTGTATTAACTGgcatttgaaattttcatttacatttGGGTGGGAATGTGTGTAAAGGAGGAAGCGCTACGTTCTGAATCAGTGGTTAAACCACCAGTATCTTTAATCTGATCTGGCAGCTAGCCTGCAATTACTGAGACATGTCATACCGACACTATGTGGTGTATAGGGCTGGATGAGTATTAATTACTCAttttggtgtgttgggttggttggAGAAGGTGTGTAACGGATGAGGCTAGGATAATTACATATGTTCTGTATCTGACAATGATTTGACTTATTATCTGTCTAGTTTGTTTGGTCTGTTCTGGTCTGTTAATTGAACGAATTGCCTTCTGAGGCTGATTCAGAATCTAAACTTGGAACTTTATTGGTTTACTCACAGCTCTactaaatatgtaattattttccttattgcATTGCTAATTCATTTGATCGATTGATTGAATTACAGGTAACACTCACACTTGATTGGGCCGGCGGATCAGGAGCTCGGTCAtgttatttattagtttttattattatctacattaatggtttatttttagtatatttgggGAATTTGACTTACTAAGATGATGAACTCAGATTAAACTTTATGTTGTTaaattcctttatttttggATGACTGTAAAAAGACTAAGTTTCGGGAGTtatgttttgataaaatatttgatgtagcTATCCAGACATGGTTTTATCGTCTAGGccaggtatggggtgttacatttagtggtatcagagtcaggttTACAATACTCGGGCTGTGATTTGCGCTCCTATTTTGTGTTAAAAAggtgtttaaataaaaataggttATCCGAGtaattctgtaaaatgattttataaaagaCCAAGTCTGACCCCGACCCTGTGAGTATTTCTATTCAATTAATCTGATTAGTTACGATACTGTagcaattaaattattgtttggTTAAATAATCTTATACGAACTAGTATTAGAACTGTGATCAAAACTCTAAATTGATCTGTGCACCTCTGATATTGTAGATAAACTGATATTATAAGTTTACGTGATAGTCGTGGACATAGTTCTCGTGGACATCGCGGGCATCGAGGAGGGGATCAAGCAAAGTCATCCTCTAAGGGTAGTGTGCCCAATCTGGAGACTAGCGAGACTGTTTGTAATCCTACTACTAAGATTGGGTCGCAAACCTCAACAGCTGGGGACAACGCACTGTCTCAGGCTATGATTCGCGCGTTAGAGAGGGTTGTCGGGACTCATTCTGGATCGAGAGGCTGAAGGTCAGTCACTGAGCGACTTTGGTCGAATGGTGCTGAATTATTTAGAGGTGTCATTGGAGTCGCCCCTATCGTGGTTGAGTATTAGTTAGAGGCCACTGAGCGTATTATAAATGATATTGACTGCACTCTTACTTAAAAATTGAAGGGTGTTGTATCTCTGCTCTAAGAGGAAGCTTATTAGTGGTGGCTGATGGTTGAGTAAGGTGCTCAGCCCAAACAAATTAATTGAGACTACTTTAAGAATGCCTTCCAGAGTAAGTATGTGGGGGCGAGTTATATGGAGGCTCGCCAATATGAATTTATGAGTCTGATGTAGGTTGAGTGATTTGTGGTCGAGTATAAGGCCGAGTTTCTGAGATTGAGTAGGTATGCTCGGGCTTTTGTAGCATCTAATTATGATAAGTATGTGAGGTTCAAAGAAAGCTTGCATTATGATCTACGAGTTGTGATAGCTCCTCAGAGGGAGTGGGGTTTTGCAGCTATGGTTGATAAGGCTAAGATAGCAGAAGAAGTGAAGCACAGTGAGCGCGAGAGGCAAGGCTGAGAGAGTGGTCAGTGTAAGGTTAAGAGGGATTCGGGTTTCTCTAATTCTAGACAGAGCCCTAAGAAATGGACAAGGTTAGAAGGGCCTCCGAGGATCGAGGTACCAGTTACAATGACTGAGATTCAACTTTGTAGCTACTGTAACAGGCACCATCTGGGTGAGTGCTGGATGAAATTAGGAGCTTGTCTCTATTGTGGGTTGATGGAGTATCGTGTTCGAGATTACCCTTGTCGACCAGATCAGGTGACCATTGCGGCATAGACTCCAGCTCTGGGTCCTATTCAACCTCCCAGAGTAGCTCAGCAACCACCTAGGGGCCGTGGTATGGTTAGGGGTGGTAATGGTTCAAGTAGAGATCAGAGAGCACTGGGTCGAGGTGCAGGTCAAACTGAAGCACAACAGCTTGCACTGGTCCATGTGGCAAGAAGCTATGAGGATAGTGACGATGCTGACGTTATAGCGGGTACGTTCTTTATTCACTCTGTTCCATATTTTCCTCTAATTGATATCGGGTCTACTCACTCTTGTATAACTAGTACTATTTCTACAAATCTGGTTATATCTATTAAAATTACTTCTAGGGATTTTTCTATGATTAATCCTCTGGGTCAGTCGGTTCGAGTTGATAAAGTATATAGACAGGTTCTATTAGAGATCTAGGGTGTGGTATTTCTGGCGAACTTAATAGAGTTGCCTTTTGGCGAGTTTGATCTGattctgggaatggattggCTCGTAGAATATCGATTTAGCCTAGACTATGCCTCTAAGAGAGTTACTCTAAGAACTGATGAGAGTAGTGAGATTGTTATGATTGGTCAGCGTCGAGATTACCTCTCCAATGTAATCTCTGCCCTTGTAGCTAAAAAGCTAATTCGAAAAAGTAGTGAGACATACATTGCTTTTGTGTTTGATTCTTTACCTGTAAAACTCTTTGTAAAGGATATTTGCACCGTGAAAGACTTTCCAGATGTTTTTCCTGAAGAGTTACTTGGTGTGCCTCCAGATAAGGAGGTTGAATTCGACATAGAATTATTACCAGGTACTGCTCCAGTGTCTATTGCACCGTATTGCATGGCGCCAAGGAAGCCTACAAAATTGAAAGCTCAACTTCAAAAGCTTCTTGACCAAGGTTGCATTAGACTGAGTGTATCTTCGTGGGGAGTACCGATTTTGTTCATTAAAAAGAATGATGAATCAATGAGAATATGTATAGATTATTGGCAGTTTAACAAGTTGATAGTAAAGAATAGGTATCCACTACCGAGGATCAATAATTTATTCGATCAATTCTACGGAAcatctattttctcaaatattGATCTTTATTTTGGTTACATTAGTTCAAGGTTAGGGGGACTAATGTATACAAGATTGCCTTCaggactcgttatgggcatTACAAGTTCCTGGTTACGCCCTTCAGTATGATAAATACTCTAGatgcatttatggatttattgaATTGGGTGTTCCAACTATATTTGGATCAGTTTGTTGTAGTTTTTATTGAcgacattttgatttattctaagACTGAGTCTGAGCATGACGAGCACCTTTGTATTGTCTTGTAGATACTCCGTAAGAAGTAACTgtatgctaagtttagcaagtgtgaattttggttgCAGGAGGTTTCCTTTCTAGGGCATGTAGTGATTGCCAAGGGGATTCTAGTGGGTCTTAAGAAAATTGAGGTTGTAGTCAAGTGGAAACAACTGAAGAATGTGCCTAAGCTCTGAATTTTCTAGGGTTTAGTAGTTTACTACTGGAGGATTTTCTCTGATTATATCTTCTCTGGCTAAGCTATTTCGTAAGAACACCCCGTTTGTGTGGTCTAGCAAGTAGTAGTCGAGCTTCAAAAAGCTCAAGTCAATTTTGACTCAAGCTCCTATTTTGGTTCAGCTCGAATCGAGTTGGGAGTTagtttatagtgatgcgtcgCACACTGGTCTAGGGTGTATTctgatgcaggatggtaaggtggtagcTTACGCATCGCGGAAGCTTAAGATGCACTAGGGTAACTATCCTACGCATGATTTGGAGGTAGCTAAAGTTGTGTTTGCTCTCAAAATCTAGAGGCACTACCtatatggtgagaggtgtatcatttaCATTGACCAAAAGAGCCTCAAATATCTGTTAACccaaaaagagtaaaattttaggtagCATAGATGGGTTGAGTTACTTAAGGATTACGATTGCATGATAAAGTATCATCCCGGTAAAGCTAATGTGGTGGTTGATGCTCTTAGTCGTAGAGCAATGACTGATCTAAGGTCAATGTTCACTCGTTTGAGTTTATTCAAGGATTGGAGCCTCTTAGTTGAGTTGTAGGTTAAAACAACTTGGGTTGATCAAATTCGAGCCAAACAACTAAGTGGTGAGTCTCTATTTCAGTTTCTACGTCAAATTTATTCGAGTGAAACTTCTAATTTTAGTTTGAACGGCGACAAAGTTTTGTGTTTCAGGGGTCGAATTTGTGTGCCTAATGACAAAGAGTTGATGCGATCGATTCTACATAAGGCGCGTAGTAGTTCGTATGCTATGCATCCCAGTGGGAATAAAATGTATCAGGACCTCTAAGAACTTTACTGGTGGCCTGGTCTAAAACAGGAAGTGACTACCTTTGTGTCGCACTGTCTAAAGTGTCAaaaggttaaggctgagcatcaatTGCCTTCTAGTTTGCTTCAGCCGATTAAGACTCCTTTGTGGAAGTGAGAGCGTGTAACGatggactttgttagtgggttgcccttaacaaccactaagaaagattcagtTTGGGTCATCATTGATTGATTGACCAAGTGCGCTCATTTCCTTCTTGTCAAGACGGATTATTCGCTTCAAAAGCTAGCTAAACTATATGTTTCTAAAATCATGAGACTGCACAAAGCTACGGTCTCAATCATCTCATATAGGGATCCGCGTTTTATGTCTCTGTTCTGGAAGTAACTTCATGAGGCATTAGGCACTCGACTGGATTTCAATACTACGTACCACCCTCAAACCGATGGGCAATTTGAacgagttattcaaattttagaggATATACTTCGGGGTTGTGTCAACGATTCTCGGGGTAGTTGGGAAGATTATCTATCGCTGGCTGAGTTTTTAGTCTAGTATTTAGTTGGCACCTTACGAAGCTCTGTATGGTCATAAGTGACGTACACTGTTGTTTTGGACTGAGTTAGGTGAACATCGGGTTCTAGGTCCCGAGCAAGTTTTTGAGACTAAAAATAGTGTTAAATTGATTCGAGACCGTCTTAAAGCTACTTCTGACTGAAAAAATCATATgcaaatttaaagagaaaagatatCGAGTTTTTTGTAGGTGATCGAGTATATTTTATAGTGTCTCTGTAGGAAAAGGTTCTTCGATTTGGACGTAAAGGAAAGTTGAGCCCGAGGTTTATTGGACCTTACTGTATTCTAAAATGTGTCAAGCCAATTGCCTATCAGCTAGAATTACCCCCTGAGTTGGAtcagattcataatgtatttcacgTTTTGATGTTGAGACGATATCGATCTAGTTTTGATGTTGAGACGATATCGATCTAGTCCGTCACACATTGTCtttattgatgaaattgagGTATGACTAGATCTAACTTTTGATGAGGAACCTATTCAGATTCTATATCGAGATGTCAAGTTGTTGAGAAAGAAAATTGTCCATCTGGTTAAAGTTCTATGGTGAAACCATGGCACTAAAGAAGCCACTTGGGAACCCAAAAAGTTGATTCGTCAGCAACACCCGTATCTTTTTTATTCAAGTAAATTTCGAGGTCAAAATCTCTTTTagggggagagagttgtaacgctccaaaaatttgaatgtttgatTGTGGAACTCggtagtaattaaatttttgaatatgTGGCGATGtgttttgtttatatgtttGAGGTCGGGGGTTCCAGTCGCgtctttagaaattttagctattttgtTCTAAATTAATCTCTATTCTTGAATTGTCaacttaagtttatttttctatgaatcTGTATCAAGAATGTGCCTGCTGGTTCACTGGTTAAGCTTCTGTATTCTACTTCGTCTTATGTTCGAGTCTCGGTGCATGTGTTAAGGAATACTTTTTACTAGTTGTTAGAATTCTGAATGGTagttttaaaatagaaattaaacattctttctctccctctccctctttcattttcttttttctttacacCGTTtgcttctctttctctttttcctctttATCGCTGCTTAAATTCTCGTTCTCATCTTGCTGTTGTTGTTGGGTAAGTTCATTTTCGTTAATTTCGTAAGTTTTGgtgttcaatttttatttatattcattgtTGTGTGTTTTGGTCGAAAACCTATTTTCTGGTTACATTTCATGACTCTCTGTCTAAACGTTTAATTAATGCACATTAGAAGGAGGTCACGAGGAAACTGTTCCCCAAACACTTTAGGTTCAGGAGTTGCTACATCCTGCGAAGGTAATAGTTGTTTTTGTGTTTGGggtttttattgaaatttcgaCTTAGTTGGTCGATGATAGTTCTTCCGTATTGGTTCGTAATGGCTATGTTTTGAACTTCTATTTGTCGCTTTTTAGGATTTAAGATCAAGTTCTGTTGTTTCTACATCGACTCGTTAGCATGTGCATACTGaaaaattgactttttatgAATTTCGGGCACTGGAAAGCATGGGTTTCGATGCCACTGGAAAGCAATGCGATATAGTGATTATAGGTTAGCCAATACgtgcaacaaaagaaaaaaatacaaaaagaaaatcaaaacaagtaaaaaagtatttgaaaagaaaaaaaattgtaagtgAGATGTagtgaaaaagataaaaaagtcACAGTcacaaaagtagaaaaaaagTCGATCATTTATGCACAAATATTCGTGTGCTAGCCGTAATTGTTATATTATGTTGTGACTTCCtatgtggagaaataaggaaggtgagagaaggagaaataaggtgaTGAGTGTGCAAGGGTTACTAAGGGGGAAGAAAAGGGAATaatacgatgtgccaaactattttcatgcTTGAAACTATTTCGATGCTTCCTGTTCTTAAATTCCATACTTGTCCTAAGCCTTAGAATGTTGTTACAAGCTGAAAAGCCCTATGTGACCAAGGTAGACTTATTCATGCATTGACATCATATTGAGTAGTTGCATTTATGACTGTTTGTATTctgctaggataatcaaattatctGTATCAGTTATTAATGTATGcatatatttgaaaaccttAATGCCTGTGTACTTTGTAATAAActgaacttaggtgtttgataCTCAAAATGGTAAGTCGTGTA
This genomic window from Gossypium raimondii isolate GPD5lz chromosome 10, ASM2569854v1, whole genome shotgun sequence contains:
- the LOC105778574 gene encoding uncharacterized protein LOC105778574 → MSEPDPTAGRTIIWIITFLLLISIVAGGGCLLTYLLVPNSQSSIFLPTIGFTLVCMPWIFWIIIVVYRFTSRVFGFRMVIDSLYGNGNAAPKSSGDGVGANDIGGAQILDVSAKSPPNSPKTNGKPSQIGAAKNVDIGQENSTRRDGSYSSNKSNHISTTSREIEKPLVLSMPS